In Halosegnis marinus, one genomic interval encodes:
- a CDS encoding class I SAM-dependent methyltransferase: MDRDDVRLAWEGVSDEYARRRDPTGSDAALLDDLLAELPADPDVLDVGCGDGARTLANLPPRSVGLDFAARALELARERVPGARLVRGDMVALPFADDAFDAVTAYHAVFHVPRDDQPAVYREFARVLRPGGRVLATLPSGRFETVRRGWMGGEMFFSAPGREATLSQLERAGFTDYRTLAADDPLGSSTEFVLATLDG; this comes from the coding sequence ATGGACCGCGACGACGTGCGGCTCGCGTGGGAGGGCGTCAGCGACGAGTACGCCCGCCGGCGCGACCCGACCGGCTCCGACGCCGCGCTGCTCGACGACCTGCTCGCCGAACTGCCCGCCGACCCCGACGTGCTCGACGTCGGCTGTGGCGACGGAGCGCGCACGCTCGCGAACCTCCCACCGAGGAGCGTCGGCCTCGACTTCGCCGCCCGCGCGCTCGAACTCGCCCGCGAGCGCGTCCCGGGGGCGCGGCTCGTCCGCGGCGACATGGTCGCGCTCCCCTTCGCCGACGACGCCTTCGACGCCGTAACCGCCTACCACGCCGTCTTCCACGTCCCGCGCGACGACCAGCCGGCGGTGTACCGCGAGTTCGCCCGCGTGCTCCGCCCGGGCGGTCGGGTTCTGGCGACGCTCCCCTCGGGACGGTTCGAGACCGTCCGCCGGGGGTGGATGGGCGGGGAGATGTTCTTCTCCGCGCCCGGGCGCGAGGCGACGCTCTCGCAGCTGGAACGCGCGGGCTTCACCGACTACCGAACGCTCGCGGCCGACGACCCGCTCGGGTCGAGCACGGAGTTCGTGCTGGCGACGCTCGACGGGTAG
- a CDS encoding aldehyde dehydrogenase family protein has translation MSDTYRHYIDGEWTDGAGSETFDSTNPATGETLGTFRRGTESDIDAALAAADAAEEGWQALSHPQRAEYLWDIYYELKSRHEELGEVVTKECGKEISEGKADVTEAWHMVEWAAGDARHPKGDVISSEIPSKDAYMRRKPRGVVGCITPWNFPVAIPFWHMAVALVEGNTVVWKPAEQTPWCGQIIAEMFEDAGIPDGVFNMVQGFGDVGAEIVEDERVDTVLFTGSAEVGHEVAEKVAQQPGKLAACEMGGKNNIVVTEEADLDIAVHAAVMSSFKTTGQRCVSSERLVVHADVYDEFKERFVEIASEVAVGDPLDESTFMGPLIEPEHLEKVRSYNDLAKEEDVNVLVDRTELDDDEIPDGHEDGNWVGPFVYEADADAPLRCTHEEVFGPHVALLKYDGDIERAVEVHNDTDYGLAGAVISENYRQINHYRDNAEVGLAYGNLPCIGAEVHLPFGGVKKSGNGYPSAREVIEAVTERTAWTLNNSKDIEMAQGLSADIKTSSDE, from the coding sequence ATGTCGGACACCTATCGGCACTACATCGACGGCGAGTGGACGGACGGCGCGGGGTCGGAGACGTTCGACTCCACGAACCCGGCCACGGGCGAGACGCTCGGCACCTTCCGCCGGGGTACCGAGAGCGACATCGACGCGGCGCTCGCGGCCGCCGACGCGGCCGAGGAGGGGTGGCAGGCGCTCAGCCACCCCCAGCGCGCGGAGTACCTCTGGGACATCTACTACGAGCTGAAGAGCCGCCACGAGGAACTCGGCGAGGTCGTCACCAAGGAGTGCGGCAAGGAGATATCCGAGGGGAAGGCCGACGTGACCGAGGCGTGGCACATGGTCGAGTGGGCCGCCGGCGACGCCCGCCACCCGAAGGGCGACGTCATCTCCTCCGAGATTCCCTCGAAGGACGCGTACATGCGCCGGAAGCCGCGCGGCGTCGTCGGCTGTATCACGCCGTGGAACTTCCCGGTCGCCATCCCCTTCTGGCACATGGCCGTCGCGCTGGTCGAGGGGAACACGGTCGTCTGGAAGCCCGCCGAGCAGACGCCGTGGTGCGGGCAGATCATCGCCGAGATGTTCGAGGACGCCGGCATCCCCGACGGCGTGTTCAACATGGTACAGGGCTTCGGCGACGTGGGCGCCGAGATAGTCGAGGACGAGCGGGTCGATACGGTCCTCTTCACGGGCAGCGCCGAGGTCGGCCACGAGGTCGCGGAGAAGGTCGCCCAGCAGCCCGGCAAGCTCGCCGCCTGCGAGATGGGCGGGAAGAACAACATCGTCGTCACCGAGGAGGCGGACCTCGACATCGCCGTCCACGCCGCCGTCATGTCGAGCTTCAAGACGACGGGCCAGCGCTGTGTCTCCTCCGAGCGGCTCGTCGTCCACGCCGACGTGTACGACGAGTTCAAGGAGCGGTTCGTCGAGATCGCGAGCGAGGTGGCCGTCGGCGACCCGCTCGACGAGTCCACGTTCATGGGGCCGCTCATCGAGCCCGAACACCTGGAGAAGGTCCGCTCGTACAACGACCTCGCGAAGGAGGAGGACGTGAACGTGCTCGTCGACCGCACCGAACTCGACGACGACGAGATTCCCGACGGCCACGAGGACGGCAACTGGGTCGGCCCGTTCGTCTACGAGGCCGACGCCGACGCGCCGCTACGGTGTACCCACGAGGAGGTGTTCGGCCCGCACGTCGCGCTCCTGAAGTACGACGGCGATATCGAGCGCGCCGTCGAGGTCCACAACGACACCGACTACGGGCTCGCGGGCGCGGTCATCTCGGAGAACTACCGGCAGATAAACCACTACCGCGACAACGCCGAGGTCGGGCTGGCGTACGGCAACCTCCCGTGTATCGGCGCGGAGGTCCACCTCCCGTTCGGCGGCGTGAAGAAGTCCGGCAACGGCTACCCGAGCGCCCGCGAGGTCATCGAGGCCGTCACCGAGCGTACGGCGTGGACGCTCAACAACTCGAAGGACATCGAGATGGCGCAGGGCCTGAGCGCGGACATCAAGACCTCGTCGGACGAGTAA
- a CDS encoding helix-turn-helix domain-containing protein: MSYTANAGTRLTLDLWHPDCWAIGATEHVDGGVLAHAVYSSPEADRPESVNGLFTAFGETEAEVERLLTEIEASPHAGDVQELQQRFGRARDAPGSVVREFFLEYDPNDMVCPTLLEHGFVHSAPVRIENGREEWQVVFAGDRSEIEPALDGVRADAGAEVEVAAITAGDTARSEREQRLDSLTPKQRETFEAARDAGYYRWPREATTRELADEFGVSKTTLLEHLRKAEAKLLDP; encoded by the coding sequence ATGAGTTACACCGCGAACGCCGGCACGCGGCTGACGCTGGACCTGTGGCACCCCGACTGCTGGGCCATCGGGGCCACCGAGCACGTCGACGGCGGGGTGCTCGCCCACGCGGTGTACAGTTCGCCCGAGGCCGACCGCCCCGAGTCGGTCAACGGCCTGTTCACCGCCTTCGGCGAGACGGAGGCCGAGGTCGAGCGCCTGCTCACGGAGATAGAGGCGTCGCCCCACGCCGGCGACGTCCAGGAGCTCCAACAGCGGTTCGGGCGCGCCCGCGACGCGCCGGGCAGCGTCGTCCGCGAGTTCTTCCTGGAGTACGACCCGAACGACATGGTGTGTCCGACGCTGCTCGAACACGGCTTCGTCCACAGCGCGCCCGTCCGCATCGAGAACGGCCGCGAGGAGTGGCAGGTCGTCTTCGCCGGCGACCGCTCGGAGATCGAGCCGGCGCTCGACGGGGTGCGAGCGGACGCCGGCGCGGAGGTGGAGGTGGCGGCCATCACCGCGGGCGACACCGCCCGCTCCGAGCGCGAACAGCGGCTCGACTCGCTGACGCCGAAACAGCGCGAGACGTTCGAGGCCGCCCGCGACGCCGGCTACTACCGCTGGCCCCGCGAGGCGACGACCCGCGAACTCGCCGACGAGTTCGGCGTCTCGAAGACCACTCTGCTCGAACACCTGCGGAAGGCCGAGGCGAAGCTCCTCGACCCCTGA